The nucleotide sequence AAGGCAAATCGTGCAGGCAAGCCGGTGATCACTGCGACCCAAATGCTCGAGTCCATGGTAGAAAATCCAAGACCGACAAGAGCGGAAGCAAGCGATGTTGCGAATGCGGTGATGGATGGGACCGACGCAGTCATGCTATCAGGCGAATCCGCCAGTGGAAAATATCCGGTGGAATCCGCAGAGATGATGGCAAAGATCCTAAGAGAAACCGAGAACTTGGACCGGATCTATGAGATCCATTGGAATCTGAAAAAATCCGAATTAGAGATCGAAAGGGCAGCCTTAGGATCGGCAGCAAGGGAGATCGCTCATAGCATCCAAGCAAAAGCGATCGTGAATTTTACTCGAAGTGGTTATTCTGCACTCGTAACCTCGGAGATGAGACCGAAGGTCCCTATTCTCTCTTTCACTCCTTATCTAGCGACGGCAAGAAAAATGAAATTGTATAGAGGAGTACAACCTTACGTTATGCCCTTTATGGAAACCTTCTTCGATATGATCCGTTACATGGAAACGAAACTCCCCGAAGATGGGATGCTCGCTCCAGGAGATTTAGTAGTCATTCTTTCAGGAGCGCCGGGAGGAGAAGCAAAGTCGGTAGACTTTTTACAGATCTATAAGATAAGATGATCGACCTTGAGTTCTAAAAAGGAATATATATCAACTCCGGAAGAAGGTTTTTTTTTCTTTTTATTACCAGATAAGCGGGTAAAGACCGATCATGATCAAATACATTCTGAGTTGGTTCCTTCTTCTTTGTGCCGCACTCTTAAATGCGGCCATTCGAGAGTTGGCGTATAAAGGTCTTTTCGAAGAACACCTCTCACACCAGATTTCCGTTTTCACCGGGATCATTCTTATTTCGGTACCGATCTTCTATATTTCCAGAAAATGGCCCTTTAAAGACGGAATGCAAGCCTTTGCAATAGGTCTCGTTTGGTGTTTCATGACGGATCTTTTCGAATTCCTGATGTTCTTTCGGGTTTCCGAAAATCCATATAAGGATTTTCTAAAGGTCCATAATATTTTCGCAGGAGAATTTTGGATCTTGATCCTGATTTGGCTGGTGATCTTTCCCATCTTGTCTTATAGATCATGGCAAAGATCGACGAAGAAAGATTAGAGGATACGAATTCCTGCTTCGGAGAATTCCTTTAATACTTCTCTTGAGATCCGGGCTCTCTGGTTTCTCTTCTCTTTGATATGAGTTAGATAGCGTAGAGAGAAAAGGATCCCTCCTTCTTCTACATTTATATAAACGATCGGCGTAATCTTGCCCAAGCGGACCAAATAATTCTTAGAAAGTTCTCTCACAGTTTGATCGATCTTGTGCTGGTCTATGATGGATCCGTTCTGCAAGATACCATTCAGTAGTTTTTCCGCCTTCTCCCAGTCGCTTCCGTGAGGGACTTTCAGTCGGAACTCGTCCCAGATAAAACCGAACTTTTCCTTTACCACATAAACCTTATGAAGGATCACAGAGTGGTTCGGAATATGCACAAGTCGGTTTGTAGACTGTTCCGATTTAGGATCTTGGCTGATCTCCATGAGAGTGAAACGGTTGATACCGATATTCACTACATCACCTCTGATCCCATCGATCTCGATCCGATCTCCTACTTCGAAGCCGTTACTTCCATGGATCATGAGCCAGCCTACATAGTTCAAGGTGATGTCTTTCAAAGAGATCACGATACCCGCACCGGCTAACCCCATGACAGTCGGTAAGTAAGATAATCCGGAGAAAATGATCGGAAGAAGGGAAACTGCTCCAACCAATACGAATAAGATCCGAGTAACCCTTCTTCGATTATAACGAACCGAATTGTCTGCAGGAGGCCGGATGCGATCGAAGGTCAAGACGAATGTCTTATAAACGATGACTAAACTGATAATGAAATAAACAACAAGGATGAGCTCTTGGGAGATGGTTCTTTCCTTCAAAGATAGAAGGTAGAAAGGATTCAGTAATTGAATAATATCTTCCATGCGCGAGAAGCCAGACTGAGATCTGATTCAAACCAGATCAAGGCAATTCCTACATTTGGCTTCTATAGTTCCTACAGCAATTGAAGGCTTAGAAAAACGAATTGCAGGATCGAAGAAAATCTGATAGAGGAAAGCGAGCCCTCCCACGGGGGCCCACCTCCCCACCCGAGGAGGGTGGGGGCAGCTTAACTTTGTCGTTTGGTTTGATTTTGCTTCTCTTCGATCAGCAACCTTACCAGGAATCTCGCTCCCTACGAGTCGCTCGATTGGGTGGGCGCCGCCCTCGTTATCGCATCTTCTTCTGAGAACGAAACGCTTCCACAATCTCAGGCAATTCTACAGGAATATCCCAGATCGGAGAACCAGGAGACTGCAAAAGAACGAATCTAACGGAGCTTCCCACATTCTTCTTATCGTGCAGGGTATGCTTAGCTACCTGAGAAGATTTACTCGAATCTTGAAAAGGAAGATCGTACTGGATCAGGATCTTTTTCAGATCCTCGATCCAATCCTTGTCTAGGCCTTGCTTCTGCACGGAAAGAATGATCGCAGTCAAGAGTCCCACTGCCACCGCCTCTCCGTGAGAATATTTTTTATAATTCGTAAGGGACTCAATGGCGTGAGCAGTTGTATGGCCGAGATTCAATACTTTTCTGAGTCCCATCTCCCTTTCATCTTGGCTTACTATATTCGCCTTATATAAAATAGAGCCCACGATCAATTCCAAAAGCGCCGCAGAAGAATGATCGTATACTTCTTTGCTATTCGCTCTGACCTTGTCTAGATATTCTCCACCGGAAAGAAGACTATGCTTTACGATCTCCGCCATTCCACATCTCCATTCTTTCTTAGGCAATGTGGATAACGCGATCAACGGAACATACACAAACTCGGGTTGATAGAAAGAGCCGATCATATTCTTGCCCAAGTCCGCATTTACGGCCACCTTTCCTCCCACCGAAGAATCCACGCAGGCAAGTAGACTCGTTGGGATCTGAGCGAATCGTATTCCCCGCAAGAAAGTAGAGGCGATGAAACCCGCAAAGTCACCTACCACTCCGCCTCCTAGGGCCAAGATCAAACTCTTGCGATCCGCTCCAAGCTCTATCAGTCTATTGTAAACGGCAGCGGTTCGATTAATA is from Leptospira langatensis and encodes:
- a CDS encoding mechanosensitive ion channel family protein codes for the protein MEDIIQLLNPFYLLSLKERTISQELILVVYFIISLVIVYKTFVLTFDRIRPPADNSVRYNRRRVTRILFVLVGAVSLLPIIFSGLSYLPTVMGLAGAGIVISLKDITLNYVGWLMIHGSNGFEVGDRIEIDGIRGDVVNIGINRFTLMEISQDPKSEQSTNRLVHIPNHSVILHKVYVVKEKFGFIWDEFRLKVPHGSDWEKAEKLLNGILQNGSIIDQHKIDQTVRELSKNYLVRLGKITPIVYINVEEGGILFSLRYLTHIKEKRNQRARISREVLKEFSEAGIRIL
- the aroB gene encoding 3-dehydroquinate synthase; translated protein: MNPIQEVKIHAFSKEYKVSIHSDFRGLGETIQRFYPVSSIFILTEKKLSGLFSKFYNMELKDLGVPVFEIHIKGGEKNKHINRTAAVYNRLIELGADRKSLILALGGGVVGDFAGFIASTFLRGIRFAQIPTSLLACVDSSVGGKVAVNADLGKNMIGSFYQPEFVYVPLIALSTLPKKEWRCGMAEIVKHSLLSGGEYLDKVRANSKEVYDHSSAALLELIVGSILYKANIVSQDEREMGLRKVLNLGHTTAHAIESLTNYKKYSHGEAVAVGLLTAIILSVQKQGLDKDWIEDLKKILIQYDLPFQDSSKSSQVAKHTLHDKKNVGSSVRFVLLQSPGSPIWDIPVELPEIVEAFRSQKKMR